Proteins co-encoded in one Medicago truncatula cultivar Jemalong A17 chromosome 8, MtrunA17r5.0-ANR, whole genome shotgun sequence genomic window:
- the LOC112417398 gene encoding protein DOWN-REGULATED IN DIF1 11 has product MTVFILENDPGFKNADRNDYLTKSDHIFQKCDRVTEPENQKFLAKCVEKIGADCGDQVYNNLTRDGSITKQCCKKLVKTGEKCHTNMAKALIRTPAMANIDPDEFLEKNQKIFDDCERTE; this is encoded by the coding sequence ATGACTGTGTTTATTCTCGAAAACGATCCAGGGTTTAAAAATGCAGATCGAAATGATTATCTTACTAAAAGTGatcatatttttcaaaagtgtGATCGTGTTACCGAACCtgaaaaccaaaaatttctAGCCAAGTGTGTGGAAAAAATAGGTGCTGATTGTGGAGATCAAGTGTATAACAACCTGACTCGTGATGGGAGCATAACAAAACAATGTTGCAAAAAGCTCGTGAAAACCGGTGAAAAATGTCATACCAATATGGCAAAGGCTTTGATTCGTACACCAGCAATGGCGAATATTGATCCAgatgaatttttagagaaaaaccAGAAAATATTTGATGATTGTGAACGTACggaataa
- the LOC25501285 gene encoding uncharacterized protein, whose product MSKQILLLAFILHLLFGTFSVLVSVSAAPSTTSPAKLVSGFLSNAVPAFSKWVWSLKATTKTGVLSKSMMKFESGYNVETVFDGSKLGIEPYAVEVLHNGELLILDSANSNLYRISSSLSLYSRPKLVAGSAEGYSGHVDGRLREARMNHPKGITVDDRGNIYVADTANMAIRKISDSGVTTIAGGKWSRGGGHVDGPSEEAKFSDDFDVVYVGSSCSLLVVDRGNQAIREIQLHFDDCAYRYGSDFPLGIAMLVGAGFFGYMLALLQRRLGTIVESQDAQVPLTVMPSVSRSTYQKPLKSVRPPLIPSEYEPEKQEESFFGSLGKLLANAGSSMVEIMGGLFPVFRRRPQSYHQFQRQTLIQQSQKQVNDWPAQESFVIPREDEPPSIDTRAPTPRKTYPFMSKDAEKIQQLRQSKAFYSGWDGDQHQQQQPQPQPQPQQQQQQQQQQQQKHHYRHQYQSSVPHTFYEQTNETTNEVVFGAVQEQDGKKESVVITPVEYGGSLYEHRDFRSRMSYMGYKY is encoded by the exons ATGAGTAAGCAAATTTTGCTACTAGCtttcattcttcatcttctctttgGAACATTCTCAGTTTTAGTTTCAGTTTCAGCTGCACCATCAACCACTTCACCTGCAA AACTTGTTTCTGGGTTTCTCTCCAATGCTGTTCCTGCTTTTTCTAAATGGGTTTGGTCACTTAAAGCTACCACCAAAACTG GGGTTTTGAGCAAATCCATGATGAAATTTGAGAGTGGTTACAATGTGGAAACTGTGTTTGATGGAAGTAAGCTTGGAATTGAGCCTTATGCTGTTGAGGTTTTGCATAATGGGGAGCTTCTTATTCTTGATTCTGCTAATAGTAACCTTTACAGAATCTCTTCATCACTCTCTTTGT ATAGCAGACCGAAGCTGGTGGCTGGATCAGCTGAAGGATATTCTGGACATGTTGATGGGAGGCTCAGGGAGGCTAGGATGAACCATCCAAAGGGGATAACTGTTGATGACCGAGGAAATATTTATGTTGCAGATACTGCAAATATGGCAATTAGGAAAATTAGTGATTCGG GGGTCACAACAATTGCTGGAGGAAAATGGAGCCGTGGAGGGGGCCATGTTGATGGACCAAGTGAAGAAGCTAAATTTTCTGAtgactttgatgtggtttatgTTGGAAGTAGTTGTTCCCTGCTTGTTGTAGACAGAGGAAACCAAGCCATTAGGGAGATCCAACTCCACTTTGATGATTGTGCATATCGATATGGCAGTGATTTCCCTCTTG GAATTGCGATGCTTGTTGGGGCTGGTTTCTTTGGTTATATGCTGGCATTGCTGCAGCGTAGGCTCGGTACAATTGTAGAGTCTCAGGAT GCTCAGGTTCCACTAACAGTAATGCCTTCTGTTTCTCGAAGTACATATCAAAAGCCCTTGAAATCTGTCAGGCCTCCATTGATTCCATCAGAATATGAACCCGAAAAGCAGGAAGAAAGTTTCTTTGGATCTCTTGGGAAGCTTCTTGCGAATGCTGGCTCGTCAATGGTGGAGATAATGGGAGGATTATTTCCTGTTTTCAGAAGAAGACCACAGAGCTACCACCAATTTCAAAGGCAAACACTGATCCAACAATCTCAGAAGCAAGTGAATGATTGGCCAGCACAGGAAAGTTTCGTGATTCCTCGCGAAGATGAACCACCGTCTATCGACACAAGGGCGCCAACCCCTCGAAAAACCTATCCTTTCATGTCGAAAGATGCAGAAAAAATTCAACAGTTGCGGCAAAGTAAAGCATTCTACAGTGGGTGGGATGGAGATCaacatcagcaacaacaaccacaaccacaaccacaaccacaacaacaacagcaacaacagcagcagcagcaacaaaaacatcattatCGCCATCAGTACCAATCATCGGTCCCTCACACTTTCTATGAGCAGACCAATGAGACAACCAATGAGGTAGTTTTCGGGGCAGTGCAGGAACAGGATGGGAAGAAGGAATCTGTGGTCATCACACCTGTTGAATATGGAGGCTCATTGTACGAACATCGCGATTTTCGGTCTCGAATGAGTTACATGGGTTATAAGTATTGA